The genome window AATAAATCTGTTTTTCAATGCTTCATTAAGTGGTACGGTTCCAATGTATCCTTCATTAATCGCTGCAACCACACCAAAGCCTTCTTTAGCAGTAATCACTTCGTTTGTGAAAGGGTTAGTAATCGTTCTTCGGTAATCAAGCACGCCATTAATTAGTGGCAATGTCTCTGGTTTCGCCATGTTTATTTCATCGATATATAATAAAGTCCCACTCGTCATTGCATTGATCACGGGACCTGGAACGAATTCAATTACTTGTTTCTTATCTTCGTATGCTAAGGTTTTAAATCCGAGCAAGCTTTCTGCGTCCAAATCCACGGAACAGTTGACACTGAACATTGGTTGATTGAACAGGTAGGATAATGTCTCAGCGAACTTGGTTTTACCAGCGCCTGTTGGTCCTTTTAATAGAATATTTTTTCCCATACTTAAAATCGATATTGCATCGATTAGTAAATCCATATGTGGTGGAACATAGCCACCTTGTCGGATTAATTCTGCAAATGCTGGTTTTACTTCGTTTCGTTTTGTATTTAATAGTTCTTTTATGTTCTCTGGTAGTTGATAATTTATGTGCATTGTAACGCTCCTTCCATGTCATATTGTAAGCTTTTTTGACGAAAATAACAAAGAATCTTTATTGCTATATGTCGCTTTCTGGCCAGTCGCTCCGGAAATACACTACGCGCATCCTAAGGGAGCTGTTGAGCCTTCATGTGCTGTCGCACTTCGAAGTTTCACCTAGGCTCTTCTCCCCGTAGGACAAGGAAGGCTTCGAAGCGTTACATCGCAATCAGACAAATCGTCCTTTATTTTCGAGGAGTCTCCGTGTTTATCCTCCGCTTGGTTTGTGCGTAATCTATTGCAATGGAAGAGACATACTCTATAATCAGCATTTTTATTTTGTCTCATTTAGATGATGTTTGTTGTTAAAAGCGCCTATAGGATTAGTTTCCTATGTGAATTAAACGATCATGCAGAAAAATGTACTCTAATGAAGAATTGAACATTGTGACGATTGGAAAA of Oceanobacillus zhaokaii contains these proteins:
- a CDS encoding ATP-binding protein, with amino-acid sequence MHINYQLPENIKELLNTKRNEVKPAFAELIRQGGYVPPHMDLLIDAISILSMGKNILLKGPTGAGKTKFAETLSYLFNQPMFSVNCSVDLDAESLLGFKTLAYEDKKQVIEFVPGPVINAMTSGTLLYIDEINMAKPETLPLINGVLDYRRTITNPFTNEVITAKEGFGVVAAINEGYIGTVPLNEALKNRFIVIEVPYIEGEQLRNLIQTNTRLTNEKTIELFVKLSSDLVTAVSQGKLSEDAASIRALLDACDLSSIIPAKRAILRSIVDKLDEEREREFVMNLTETLF